GGATTTATCATGGTGTGGTATTATCTATGAATTTACAGTTCTTCGTATCTTTCACAAGAATCTTTAATATACAATCCACTCAGCTGAAAATTATAGTTAAATCTTTTTCCTTGTAACATTGTATTTCGTGATGAAAATGTGGACAAGATCATATCATTTTGATTTCTAACTATAGTCTGTAAAATCTGTAATTCTACCTAATCTGTAAATGAAAAGGTTCAAAATGTGATATTTTTACAGTTTACTTCATCAAGTATTCTTCTATAAGGCGTATATTATACACATGTTATTTTTCTCATCCTTCTACAGGCTAATACTTGATCTTTAAACTATATATTTATCTCATTATTTCCCTTTTATATGCAGGTATGTGGATGTTATCCTACAATTAATTGATAAAGCGGGGGACTTTGTCAGTGATGACATTTGGTTTCGGGTTGTGCAGTTTGTAACAGACAATGAGGACCTGCCGGTGATTATAAGTATTTTTTTGCATTTATCTTTCTTAAAAATTGATTCATTATTTGTACTGACTTTTTTGTCTCTTCCAGCCTTATGCAGCACTCAAAGCAAGGGAGTATCTCGATAAGCCTGCCATACATGAAACAATGGTGAAGGTTTGTATCTTTCTGTCTACATTATTATTCTCTAATATATTTTATGTAAGGTGAAGGTACGGAGAACCATTAGATACTTGCGTTGGAGCTTCTCTGGACACTGTTGATTAGCCACTGGTAAAATTTCTAAAGCATCCACAGGTAAGCAATCTGGTGTTGTTTCTTCAAATGATATTGTTTCGACTACTTCTTCATGCATCTCTTGAATGTCTTCCAGTTCTAACAACTCTGTTACATCCACATCTAAAGTTTCCTCTACCTCCTCGTTTACACTCCCCGGTATTACTAATTAATTGTCATTTTCATTTACCATCGTTTCTCAAATTAGTAGCATTGTTTGTACTATTTTCTcaaatgatatttttataaaatggtGACAAATATTGATCACAATTTACCTGCcaggaagagagagagagagagagagagagagagagagagagagagggagagatcATTTACCACTGACGTTTATTTACTCTAGAGAGTCACATTTCTAACTTCCTTTTTGAAAAGACTTTACATTGGTGTATTACGCAGGAACCAATTTACTGATATCCAATAATGTTGAATCCACGATCCCTCAGTCAAGTTTCCACCAACcatttaatataaaatttcaGTCATTTTAGGTCATGCGGAAAAGAAACATGTCACTATTATATTTAAGGAAATGACagataaaaaaatattttgtcTATTTATATGCTTCGAAGTGTGAAATTGCAGTCTTCAGGAGTCACAGTATTTACTGTACGAGTGAAGTTGACATTTGACATTTGGAGCAGGACTTTAGGTGATTGACATAATGATGATGATGCAAAGTACTGAACAATACCAAATCTATCTACAAATTAGGGTTTAGCAAAAAAAATTCCTTTATTGAATGTATTGCATATTTATGATACATGGCTCTTAATTGAGTTTTATGGTACTGCTGGTTAACATCTTGAGATGAACATTTATCAAGAATTTGACCTGAATAATGTCTTAAAGAAAATTTCTCTTTTTTTGGTTTAAATATGCATCATGATCTTGTAAAATTATTGTTTGTTTCCTGTGCAATTTTGGCTACTTCTAATCCTTATCTCTGTTCAGAACTGCGAGGAGCAATAGAACAGCAGGCATgttattttagtttaagacacaTCAAAGCTACAACTGGGAACTTTGACCATCCAAATAAGATCGGTGAAGGAGGATTTGGACCAGTTTACAAGGTAAATATCTTTCAAATGAAGTTTGTATCTTATCACACAGGTATATAGGCATGCTGTGAACTATTTGCTTAGATATATAGTTAAGTTTTGTTATTATCCACGAGGATGCAGACCATGCTTTTTAAATATGAATTTgaattttgacatatatatttAGCCAGGTTTGCAAGCTAACAATTATTAAATAATATGGAATTGTTTGAAAGGGTATACTACCAGATGGTAAAGAAATTGCGGTTAAACAGCTGCCCTCCAAATCAAAGCAGGAAAACCATGAATTTATCAATAAGATAGGCATGATATCTACTTTACAGCACCCAAATCTTGTAAAGCTTTATGGATGTTGCATTGAAGGAAATCAGTTGTTGCTAATATACGAGTACTTAGAAAATAACAGTCTTGCTCGAGCCCTATTTGGTAAATCATGAACTGTTAATTTTTTATGTATTATGGTTTATTATTTTTGTTTCAAATTCTTTTAGTATCACTGTATCACTTTGTCTTCCATCGTTCAGGTCGTGATGAACAATGCCTAAACCTGGACTGGTTGACAAGAAAGAAGATTTTATTGGATATAGCAAGAGGCTTAACTTATCTTCACGAGAAATCAAGGTTAAAAATAGTTCATAGAGATATAAAGGCTTAACTTAACTTAGCTTTATGTATTTGAATGTTTGTAAGATAACCAAGTTGTGCTTGTAAACTAAATTTGGTTTATGGGTGTTTGTAAACTGAATTTTAGTTTGCTTTCTACTTTTGATTGTTAATTAGTACGAATTTACGGTATAACTAATGTAAATTATGTATTGTGACTTGATTGTGAGGTTTAGAGTTTTTTCTGAGTTTGCGATTGCATAAAATTTTGGCaggtttagaatttaaattggaagccGAAAATGGCTGGATACTGAAAAATCAGTATTTGGTTATTCTGAAAAAAtaaacttacgacggttgttctTCATACATTCCGTCGTAATTATTCTAGTAAAAtaaacttacgacggttgttctTCATATATTCCGTCATAATGTAGccattttcatatttaatttttttttgaattttcattttGCAAGCTTGTAGGCCCCACCTTCTAAAATACAACGTTTTTTCTGTCAAAAATTTCTAACTTACGACGCATTTTTTGTCATAATTACATAACTTACGACGTTATTTTTCGTCGTATTTTGGTATCTTACGACGATatattccgtcgtaagtagatttattattttattgagtatgTGGGCCCCTACTTCTTAACTTGCGACACAATTTTATCTTGTGGCGAAAAaatgaacttactactcgaccaaaaatgatgatttttttccgtcgtaaattgctcaattacgacgattttagttcaaaaaaaccgtcgtaaatggccagatttgttgtagtgGAATAAGTTTATAGTAACAAGCTTGTGTATGTGAGAGATATGTGTACAAGCTGTGTTGTGTGTGTATGAAGGCAGCGTGTGTTTGTTAGTGTGTGGATGCACGAAATAATGTAAGAGAAAGTCTAAATTCTTGTATTACTTATGAAAGCTTATCTATTTACATAACAGAGAAATAAATTTATAGACAAAATTACATGTTGCTATAGTTACGCTACAGTACTAATATAGTGTCGAACTTAGGGACCAAGTTTGGCTGAGGTCAGCATGACTAGGAGGGCTGATGTCATGGACATGATGTGATAACTTTAACACCCCGCGTCAAATTGAAGATGGTTTATAAACCAACTTTAATTTGGAAACATAATGACGAAAACTTCTAGGAGAATGAGATTTCGTAAAAATGTCTGCAGCATTGTCTGCACTAGGGACACTACGAAGATAAACCGTGCCCTTTGTAACTTGTTGACGTGTGAAATGACAATCAATCTCTATATATTTTGTTCTCTCATAAAAAATATCATTGTGAGCAATGTCTATGGTACTTTTACTATCGCAATAGAGAGGAGTGGCTGGGGAATGTGTTACACTCATATCTTCAAGTAACCATCGTAGCCATATCAACTCTTGTGTTGTATCTGCAAGAGCTCGATATTTTGACTCTACATTTGATTTGGAGGCAAGTGATTGTTTCTTACTTTGCCAAGAAATGAGGGAGTCACCAAGAAAGAAACAGAATCCTGTAGTAGAACATCCGGTAGTAGGATCACCACTCCAATCAGCATCAGAGTATCCATATGACTCAAGGGAAGAGTTGTATGGATAATATAGTCCATGAAATATGGTTCCTTTGACATAACGATGTATGTGAAGGACAGCTATATAATAAGGAGTACGGGGTGCTGCCATTGCGACGCCGTCCAAATctggggtctagatttgggagtcactAATCGATAAACCATAATATAATTAACACAgcggaataaaataataaatatgacccttTGCATAAAACTGGATCGATAAAAGATTATAGTATGAAACATATATGAATACAAATcaaatgttattacaacccataagtttatttagttttacaaactcttcagattttattacaaacctttagaCTAATAAAGTGTCCCAAAACAGTCTAT
This genomic interval from Apium graveolens cultivar Ventura chromosome 8, ASM990537v1, whole genome shotgun sequence contains the following:
- the LOC141676499 gene encoding putative LRR receptor-like serine/threonine-protein kinase At1g53430 isoform X2; this encodes MSSSSNNSVTSTSKVSSTSSFTLPELRGAIEQQACYFSLRHIKATTGNFDHPNKIGEGGFGPVYKGILPDGKEIAVKQLPSKSKQENHEFINKIGMISTLQHPNLVKLYGCCIEGNQLLLIYEYLENNSLARALFGRDEQCLNLDWLTRKKILLDIARGLTYLHEKSRLKIVHRDIKA
- the LOC141676499 gene encoding putative LRR receptor-like serine/threonine-protein kinase At1g53430 isoform X1, coding for MHHDLVKLLFVSCAILATSNPYLCSELRGAIEQQACYFSLRHIKATTGNFDHPNKIGEGGFGPVYKGILPDGKEIAVKQLPSKSKQENHEFINKIGMISTLQHPNLVKLYGCCIEGNQLLLIYEYLENNSLARALFGRDEQCLNLDWLTRKKILLDIARGLTYLHEKSRLKIVHRDIKA